The following coding sequences are from one Streptomyces sp. NBC_01485 window:
- a CDS encoding MFS transporter: MLARRFDSRLLLATGGGLVAVGLALTSQFHHSVAQFMAVGAFAAVGMGMIVSMIPVMIIESVEPEEQALANGARGMVQGVVQGLLMQVAFVVLAKDGKVLKGTEFYGDDGYTNGFLLFSGAVAVAVLLIPKGKRLDEAETGQAA, from the coding sequence GTGCTCGCCCGGCGCTTCGACTCACGTCTGCTGCTGGCCACCGGCGGCGGGCTGGTGGCCGTCGGGCTCGCCCTCACCTCCCAGTTCCACCACAGCGTCGCCCAGTTCATGGCGGTCGGCGCGTTCGCCGCGGTGGGGATGGGCATGATCGTCTCCATGATCCCCGTCATGATCATCGAGTCGGTGGAACCGGAGGAGCAGGCACTGGCCAACGGCGCCCGGGGCATGGTGCAGGGCGTCGTGCAGGGGCTGCTCATGCAGGTCGCCTTCGTGGTCCTGGCCAAGGACGGCAAGGTCCTGAAGGGCACCGAGTTCTACGGCGACGACGGTTACACCAACGGGTTCCTGCTGTTCTCCGGCGCGGTCGCCGTCGCCGTCCTGCTCATCCCCAAGGGCAAGCGCCTCGACGAGGCGGAGACCGGCCAGGCCGCCTGA
- a CDS encoding glycoside hydrolase family 3 C-terminal domain-containing protein, translating into MASSRRESKRRASTPVAPQFQGGGSSLVNSTRVDTPSAAIRALGHTVTYAAGFTNDRAKDAAKNGAEDRAQAEALDEALDPTALREEAVRIAREAEIAVVFVGLRGETEGSDREHLELPVEQVELVHAVAAVAVRTVVVLSTGAVVSLEGWHDDADAIVAGWLLGQAAGGALADVLSGAVNPSGHLAESIPLRLEDNPSYLTFPGEAGHVRYGEGVMVGYRHYESVGLDVRHPFGHGLSYTTFSTGELAVDVTGDDTATVRVTVTNTGDRAGKHVVQVYVATAAGPVCRPTRELRAFTKVALRPGESRTVELPLDRRAFAYYDVEQGRWAVAPGSYTVQIGASAARVVAEQTVTLTGDTTAIALSLDSSLGDWLAHPVAGPLLQQALSAGETVEQRRGSEANGDLIHMIASIPARQFLHFPGITLSTDDLTQILESTQR; encoded by the coding sequence GTGGCCAGCAGCAGACGTGAGTCGAAGCGCCGGGCGAGCACTCCGGTCGCCCCCCAGTTCCAGGGCGGCGGCAGCTCGCTCGTCAACTCCACCCGTGTCGACACCCCGTCGGCGGCGATCCGGGCTCTCGGCCACACCGTCACCTACGCGGCCGGGTTCACGAACGACCGAGCGAAGGACGCAGCGAAGAACGGAGCGGAGGACCGAGCGCAGGCCGAAGCGCTGGACGAAGCGCTGGATCCGACGGCGTTGCGCGAGGAGGCCGTGCGGATCGCCCGGGAGGCCGAGATCGCCGTGGTCTTCGTCGGACTGCGCGGCGAGACCGAGGGCAGCGACCGCGAGCACCTCGAACTGCCCGTCGAACAGGTGGAGTTGGTGCACGCGGTCGCCGCCGTCGCCGTGCGCACCGTGGTCGTCCTCTCGACCGGCGCGGTGGTGTCCCTGGAGGGCTGGCACGACGACGCCGACGCGATCGTGGCTGGCTGGCTGCTCGGCCAGGCCGCGGGCGGCGCCCTCGCGGACGTGCTCTCCGGCGCCGTCAATCCGTCCGGCCACCTGGCCGAGAGCATCCCGCTCCGCCTGGAGGACAACCCCAGTTACCTCACCTTCCCCGGCGAAGCGGGCCATGTCCGTTACGGCGAGGGCGTGATGGTCGGCTACCGCCACTACGAGAGCGTCGGACTCGACGTCCGCCACCCCTTCGGACACGGGCTGAGCTACACCACCTTCAGCACCGGCGAGTTGGCCGTCGACGTCACCGGTGACGACACCGCCACGGTCCGGGTCACCGTGACCAACACCGGTGACCGGGCCGGTAAGCACGTCGTCCAGGTGTACGTCGCCACCGCTGCCGGACCGGTGTGCCGTCCCACCCGTGAGCTGCGCGCCTTCACCAAGGTCGCCTTGCGGCCCGGAGAGTCCCGTACCGTCGAACTCCCCCTGGATCGCCGCGCGTTCGCCTACTACGACGTCGAGCAAGGGCGTTGGGCGGTCGCGCCGGGCTCGTACACGGTCCAGATCGGCGCGAGCGCCGCCCGCGTCGTCGCCGAACAGACCGTCACCCTCACCGGCGACACCACCGCCATCGCCCTGTCCCTCGACTCCTCCCTCGGCGACTGGCTCGCCCACCCGGTCGCCGGCCCGCTGCTCCAACAGGCGCTCAGCGCCGGGGAGACCGTGGAACAGCGCCGGGGGTCGGAGGCCAACGGCGACCTCATCCACATGATCGCGTCCATCCCGGCCCGCCAGTTCCTGCACTTTCCCGGCATCACCCTCTCCACCGACGACCTGACCCAGATCCTGGAGAGCACGCAGCGCTGA
- a CDS encoding NUDIX hydrolase, which produces MPIPDFITEIRASAGHQLLWLPGVSAVVFDDAGRVLLGQRADNHQWTVINGIPDPGEQPADCAVREVYEEAGVHCVPERVVLIRTGRQVEYPNGDKCQFMDVTFRCRAVGGEARVNDDESVDVGWFALDALPPMHERQLFRIKQALSDEPTWFETTTSE; this is translated from the coding sequence ATGCCGATTCCTGACTTCATCACCGAGATCCGGGCCTCCGCCGGCCACCAACTGCTCTGGCTCCCCGGCGTCAGCGCCGTCGTCTTCGACGACGCCGGCCGGGTGCTGCTGGGCCAGCGCGCGGACAACCACCAGTGGACCGTGATCAACGGCATCCCGGACCCGGGCGAGCAGCCGGCGGACTGCGCAGTGCGCGAGGTGTACGAGGAGGCGGGCGTGCACTGCGTCCCCGAGCGCGTCGTCCTGATCCGGACGGGGAGGCAGGTGGAGTACCCGAACGGCGACAAGTGCCAGTTCATGGACGTCACCTTCCGCTGCCGGGCCGTCGGCGGCGAGGCGCGGGTCAACGACGACGAGTCCGTCGACGTGGGCTGGTTCGCCTTGGACGCCCTGCCGCCGATGCACGAACGGCAGCTCTTCCGCATCAAGCAGGCGCTCTCCGACGAGCCCACGTGGTTCGAGACGACGACGTCCGAGTGA
- the lnt gene encoding apolipoprotein N-acyltransferase, whose amino-acid sequence MTVTAPPVGQPDQAEPQTAPAPRGARLLRLVPAAAAALSGVLLYVSFPPRTLWWLALPAFAVFGWVLRGRSWKAAFGLGYLFGLGFLLPLLVWTGVEVGPGPWLALVAIEAVFVALVGVGAAAVSKLPAWPLWAAALWIAGEAARARVPFRGFPWGKIAFGQADGVFLPLAALGGTPVLGFAVVLCGFGLYEVVRLVLERRRTGELRRSAAAVALLSVAVPVVAAVAARTLVSDKAEDGTATVAVIQGNVPRLGLEFNAQRRAVLDYHARETERLAAEVKAGKVARPDFVLWPENSSDIDPFAYADAAVVIDNAAKAIGAPISVGGVVERDGKLYNEQILWDPVKGPTQTYDKRQVQPFGEYLPLRSLIGAINGNWTSMVRQDFSRGSKPGVFDMDGAKVGLATCYEAAFDWAVRDTVTHGAQVISVPSNNATFDRSEMTYQQLAMSRVRAVEHSRTVTVPVTSGVSAIIMPDGRITQKTGMFVADSLVQKVPLRSSETPATKLGILPEIALVLVAAGGLGWAIGAGVRARRSATN is encoded by the coding sequence GTGACCGTCACCGCACCTCCCGTGGGCCAGCCGGACCAGGCGGAGCCCCAGACCGCGCCGGCCCCGCGCGGCGCCCGGCTCCTGCGCCTCGTCCCGGCCGCCGCAGCGGCGCTCTCCGGAGTGCTGCTCTACGTCAGTTTCCCGCCACGCACGCTGTGGTGGCTGGCGCTGCCGGCCTTCGCCGTCTTCGGCTGGGTACTGCGCGGCCGGAGCTGGAAGGCGGCCTTCGGTCTCGGCTACCTCTTCGGGCTGGGTTTCCTGCTGCCGCTCCTGGTGTGGACCGGCGTCGAGGTCGGCCCGGGGCCCTGGCTGGCCCTCGTGGCCATCGAGGCGGTCTTCGTCGCGCTGGTCGGCGTGGGCGCCGCCGCCGTGTCGAAGCTCCCGGCCTGGCCGCTGTGGGCGGCCGCGCTCTGGATCGCCGGAGAGGCGGCACGCGCGCGCGTGCCCTTCCGCGGCTTCCCCTGGGGCAAGATCGCCTTCGGCCAGGCGGACGGCGTCTTCCTGCCCCTCGCCGCACTGGGCGGCACCCCGGTCCTCGGCTTCGCGGTCGTCCTGTGCGGCTTCGGCCTGTACGAGGTCGTACGCCTCGTCCTGGAGCGCCGGCGCACGGGTGAGCTGCGGCGGTCGGCCGCCGCCGTGGCGCTCCTCAGCGTGGCCGTTCCGGTCGTCGCCGCCGTGGCCGCCCGCACGCTGGTGAGCGACAAGGCGGAGGACGGCACCGCGACGGTCGCCGTCATCCAGGGCAACGTCCCCCGCCTCGGCCTGGAGTTCAACGCCCAGCGCCGGGCCGTCCTCGACTACCACGCGCGCGAGACGGAGCGGCTGGCCGCCGAGGTCAAGGCGGGCAAGGTCGCCCGGCCCGACTTCGTGCTGTGGCCCGAGAACTCCTCCGACATCGACCCCTTCGCCTACGCCGACGCGGCCGTCGTCATCGACAACGCGGCCAAGGCGATCGGCGCGCCCATCTCGGTCGGCGGGGTCGTCGAGCGCGACGGCAAGCTCTACAACGAGCAGATCCTGTGGGACCCGGTGAAGGGACCCACCCAGACGTACGACAAGCGGCAGGTCCAGCCGTTCGGCGAGTACCTCCCGCTGCGCTCGCTCATCGGGGCCATCAACGGGAACTGGACCTCCATGGTCCGCCAGGACTTCAGCCGGGGCAGCAAGCCGGGCGTGTTCGACATGGACGGCGCCAAGGTCGGTCTCGCCACCTGCTACGAGGCGGCCTTCGACTGGGCCGTGCGCGACACGGTCACCCACGGCGCGCAGGTGATCTCCGTGCCGAGCAACAACGCGACCTTCGACCGCAGCGAGATGACCTACCAGCAGCTCGCCATGTCACGCGTCCGCGCGGTCGAGCACAGCCGGACCGTCACGGTGCCCGTGACCAGCGGCGTCAGTGCGATCATCATGCCGGACGGAAGGATCACCCAGAAGACCGGCATGTTCGTCGCGGACTCGCTGGTGCAGAAGGTGCCCCTGCGCTCCTCGGAGACGCCCGCGACCAAGCTGGGCATCCTGCCCGAGATCGCCCTCGTGCTCGTCGCCGCGGGCGGTCTGGGATGGGCGATCGGCGCCGGGGTGCGGGCCCGACGGAGCGCGACGAACTGA